The following proteins are encoded in a genomic region of Helicobacter jaachi:
- the luxS gene encoding S-ribosylhomocysteine lyase, with amino-acid sequence MPLLDSFKVDHTRMPAPAVRLAKTMQTPKGDVISVFDLRFTRPNCELLSEKGIHTLEHLIAGFMREHLNDGRVEIIDISPMGCRTGFYMSVIGAPNEYDVKDAWEASMRDVLRIRSESEIPELNIYQCGTAKMHSLKEAQEIAQKVLDRGVGVMDTQELLLKNLA; translated from the coding sequence ATGCCATTACTTGATAGTTTTAAAGTCGACCATACGCGTATGCCAGCCCCTGCTGTGCGATTAGCCAAAACTATGCAAACACCAAAGGGCGATGTGATTAGCGTATTTGATTTGCGCTTTACACGCCCAAATTGCGAGCTTTTAAGCGAAAAAGGCATTCACACATTAGAGCATTTGATTGCAGGCTTTATGCGCGAACATCTTAATGATGGGAGAGTTGAGATTATTGATATTTCGCCAATGGGCTGCCGCACGGGATTTTATATGAGTGTGATAGGCGCGCCTAATGAATATGATGTAAAAGACGCATGGGAGGCAAGTATGCGCGATGTGCTAAGAATCCGCAGTGAAAGCGAAATACCAGAGCTAAACATCTATCAATGCGGCACAGCAAAAATGCACTCACTCAAAGAAGCCCAAGAAATAGCCCAAAAGGTGCTTGATAGAGGTGTTGGCGTAATGGACACACAGGAGCTGCTGCTTAAAAATCTCGCATAA
- a CDS encoding efflux RND transporter periplasmic adaptor subunit, which translates to MKFSTLIPAYLCVSLCVLLSLSGCKDSQAQKKERPPLSVNTQTITAQNIALSFEYPGRLKSVQSASVYARVQGILLEKNFKEGDIVTEGAKLFKIDPARYQAKVNQARAQYQAAEANFIKANRDWQRVEKMYKQGVYTIEQYDQSRYNFLSAQANVASTKAALDDAEIDLGYTDVIATISGRTSTRSYDVGNLVGSSGRDILTTITQLSPIYAEFSIPSRDYYFMRGLENNRIQVEFVLGNGMVYEQKGKLDFVDSVLDSETLSVKARAIMDNQAHKLLPNEFVRVRLSGFEAQNAISIPQNALLQDAKGSYVFVIKDGKAHIARVEIGQEVGKSNILVLNGLQNGDVVVLNQLTKIRENAPLQIAPQTPQNPQAGNTESKNGKTN; encoded by the coding sequence ATGAAATTTTCTACTTTAATTCCCGCATATTTATGTGTGTCTTTGTGTGTATTGCTCTCACTAAGTGGCTGCAAGGATTCTCAAGCTCAAAAGAAAGAGCGTCCCCCACTTAGTGTGAATACACAAACTATCACTGCTCAAAATATAGCCCTTAGCTTTGAATACCCCGGGCGCTTAAAAAGCGTGCAAAGTGCGAGCGTATATGCGCGCGTGCAAGGTATTTTGTTAGAAAAAAACTTTAAAGAGGGCGATATTGTCACAGAGGGCGCAAAGCTTTTCAAAATTGACCCCGCGCGCTATCAAGCCAAAGTCAATCAAGCAAGAGCGCAGTATCAAGCTGCTGAAGCAAATTTTATTAAAGCAAATCGCGACTGGCAGCGCGTGGAAAAAATGTATAAGCAAGGCGTTTATACTATCGAGCAGTATGACCAATCACGCTACAATTTTCTCTCCGCGCAAGCCAATGTCGCTAGCACAAAAGCCGCACTTGATGATGCAGAGATTGATTTAGGCTATACAGATGTGATTGCTACTATTAGCGGGCGCACAAGCACGCGAAGCTATGATGTGGGCAATCTTGTAGGCTCAAGCGGACGCGATATATTAACCACCATCACACAACTAAGTCCCATATACGCGGAATTTTCTATCCCTAGCAGGGATTATTACTTTATGCGTGGGCTAGAGAATAACCGCATTCAAGTAGAATTTGTGCTAGGCAATGGTATGGTGTATGAGCAAAAGGGCAAACTAGATTTTGTCGATAGCGTGCTAGATTCTGAAACGCTTAGCGTGAAAGCGCGCGCTATTATGGATAACCAAGCCCATAAGCTTTTACCCAATGAATTTGTGCGCGTTCGCTTAAGTGGCTTTGAGGCTCAAAATGCTATTAGCATTCCTCAAAACGCACTTTTACAAGATGCAAAAGGCAGTTATGTATTTGTCATAAAAGATGGAAAAGCCCATATCGCGCGCGTAGAAATAGGGCAAGAAGTGGGCAAATCTAATATCCTTGTCTTAAATGGATTGCAAAATGGCGATGTAGTGGTGCTTAACCAACTTACTAAAATACGCGAAAATGCGCCATTGCAAATCGCGCCGCAAACTCCGCAAAATCCACAAGCAGGCAATACAGAATCTAAAAATGGGAAGACAAATTAG